Proteins found in one Hirundo rustica isolate bHirRus1 chromosome Z, bHirRus1.pri.v3, whole genome shotgun sequence genomic segment:
- the CER1 gene encoding cerberus translates to MSLLFLQMLVLSYLGATELQRNSQQRKSRRPFQNLLYLDKNLFESQSSPELVSENPVGVEETLKVPSFFVSIPQTASGSEKKEEKKMSRFILPNAGFHATQNPRTWVAPREISPVETFSPPHYSRKRETEFPYRKDAKKFWDHFILKKNSASEEVVLPIKTNEMHQENCRTLPFAQGVTHNSCEKVTLQNNLCFGKCSSFHVPGSADHLYTFCSHCLPSKFSMKRLNLNCTDSVPVVKEIMIVEECKCETRKIKYPVTGSLLSDSYENVHEHN, encoded by the exons ATGtcactgcttttccttcagATGTTAGTGCTTTCATATCTTGGAGCCACAGAGCTACAGAGAAAttcacagcaaaggaaaagcagaaggcCATTTCAGAACCTTCTCTACCTGGACAAAAATTTGTTTGAAAGTCAAAGTTCTCCCGAGCTGGTAAGCGAGAACCCAGTAGGAGTTGAAGAGACCCTGAAAGTACCCAGCTTTTTTGTATCAATTCCACAGACAGCATCTGGAAgtgagaagaaagaggagaaaaaaatgtccagATTCATACTTCCCAATGCAGGATTCCATGCAACCCAAAACCCGAGAACGTGGGTTGCACCCAGAGAGATCTCTCCTGTGGAAACCTTCTCTCCACCCCATTATTCCAGAAAGAGAGAGACTGAATTTCCCTACAGAAAAGATGCCAAGAAATTCTGGGACCATttcatattaaagaaaaattcagcATCTGAAGAGGTTGTCTTGCCAATCAAGACCAATGAAATGCACCAAGAAAACTGCAGAACCCTGCCTTTTGCCCAG ggTGTTACTCATAACAGCTGTGAGAAGGTGACACTACAGAATAAtctgtgttttggaaaatgtAGCTCTTTTCATGTTCCTGGTTCAGCAGATCATCTTTATACCTTTTGTTCTCATTGCTTGCCTAGCAAGTTCTCCATGAAGCGCCTGAATCTCAACTGCACTGATTCTGTTCCAGTAGTCAAAGAAATCATGATTGTAGAAGAGTGTAAATGTGAAACTCGGAAGATTAAATACCCTGTGACGGGATCTCTACTGTCAGACTCCTATGAAAATGTACACGAGCACAATTGA